The Deltaproteobacteria bacterium region TATAGAATTTTTCAAATCTTCGAACTTAAAAAAAACAGGGCTCAAAAAACGATTTGACTATGCCCCTCAATATCGTCCTTCATGGAGAATATACCCTCCATAATCTGGAACGGCTCCAGGAACTGCTTCTGTCGGCCCTGGATGAACAGGGGGAAGTCGCTATAACCTGTAAGGACTTGACCTACCTGGACACTGCAGCCTTTCAGCTTATAGTGGCCTTAAAGAAGTCCCTGGGAAATCGCCCTTTGGTCCTTCAGGAAGTCCCTTCTGCCATCCTGGAATCGGCCGACCTTTTAGGATTAACCACTTTTTTAAAACTGCGAGGCTAAAAAATGGATAGGCATATCCTGGTGGTGGATGATTCTCCTACCCTGCGGACCTCCCTGACCTTCTGTCTAGAAAATGCCGGCTATCAGATCACCGAGGCCGAAAACGGCCAGGAGGCTTTGGAGATACTCAAGAGGCTGAAGGAAGAAGGAACCTCCATCTCCCTCATCATTACCGATATCAATATGCCGGTTATGGATGGGATTCGTTTTATCCAGGAAGTAAAGACCACTTCTTTTCGATTCGTCCCCATTTTAGTATTGAGTACCGAAACCGGGAGAAGTTTGAAAGATCAGGCCAAAGCCGCCGGGGCCGCCGGTTGGCTGCTTAAACCCTTTCGCCCCGAACAATTGCTCTGGGTCATAAAAAAATTTATCAGGTAATTATC contains the following coding sequences:
- a CDS encoding STAS domain-containing protein, whose translation is MPLNIVLHGEYTLHNLERLQELLLSALDEQGEVAITCKDLTYLDTAAFQLIVALKKSLGNRPLVLQEVPSAILESADLLGLTTFLKLRG
- a CDS encoding response regulator; the encoded protein is MDRHILVVDDSPTLRTSLTFCLENAGYQITEAENGQEALEILKRLKEEGTSISLIITDINMPVMDGIRFIQEVKTTSFRFVPILVLSTETGRSLKDQAKAAGAAGWLLKPFRPEQLLWVIKKFIR